The genomic segment GGAATAAAATCAATGGGATAGCTGTGATCAAGCCAAATGCTGTGGTGTTCATTGCAACTGAGATACTTGATGATAGTAGATTGGCTTTTTCTGCTGGATCGGCACTTGCCACGGCAGAGAATGCCGCGATTAGGCCCATAATGGTACCGAGAAGACCGAGTAAGGTGGCGATATTGGCTAACGTTGCAATGAATGGTGTGCGCTTTTCTAGCCTCAGCATGTATTCCATGATGGTTTCTTCCATCGCATATTCCACATCTTCACGACGATCAGCTTGAGAGATACGAACAATCCCTGATTGGAGGACGTCAAATACTGGCGCTTTATTGTTTTGTGCATGTTGGCTGATGGTTGCAACGTCGCCTTTTTTTAATGCCTCTTTAATCAGTGCAAAGGCTTTTTGATTTGTGCGATGTGCTGAACTTAAATATAACCAGCGTTCAATCGTGATCGCTAAACCTACCACGAGCACTAATGCGATAGGGTAAATGAATGGGCCGCCATTTTGTAAAAATGCAATGATATGGTCGGTAAAACTCATGATATTTTCCTTTTTATTGAGTTGAACGAATAGTTCTTATTAACTCGTCCTAATTGTTTTGAATCGTTAGTTACGTGTTTTCGGGTAAATTTTTATTATTGATTAATCGTTATTGGTCTTACTCTTGTTAAGGCTGAACTCTCTTACTTGTTGCTGAAACTGCTTCGGATGTATCGGGTTAAATTCAGGTAAGGTGACTTGCATGTCAGTATCCTGAATCGCAACTGGATTTGTAATCCCTTGCCAAGGCATGATGTAGAGAACTTTGGGTTGCTCTTGCGTGCCGGTCACCTTGGTTTCAATCAGTACGGGGTTATTGGGCGAGCTAGCAGGTTCGGCCGCATGTGTTTGAATTGCTGATAGGCAAAAAATACAAAACAATCCACCATTACGCAGCATTGAGCTGATAAAACGCTTGAGTGTTGCTGAAGGAATAAATGCCGACATATTAACTTTCTCCTTCAGGCAAGGTTAAGCCTGCACGCTGAATTTTAATTTCTAAGCCTGCCAACCAACGTTGAGCAAGTTGATCATCTGGTTTTAAGCGTAAATAAGATTGGTAATAGTGGCGAGCATCTAGCAATTTGCCTCTATAAAGCTCCAGTAAAACCGCAAGGTTAACTTGCGCTTCTGGGTAATTAGGCCAAATTTCAAGTGCCGTTAAGTAACCTTGTTCAGCTTGTTCAAACTTGCCTTGGGTTTTGGCTATGTTGGCTTTGATTTGATGGGCATAAGGGTTAGTTGGGTTGGCACTAATGGCATTGGCTAAATGTCCGTTAGCTTTATCTAACTGGTTTTGATTGAGGGCAATAATAGCTTGGTTAACATAGGCACCTGACAGTTGTGGTTCTGCGTTAATGATTACAGAAAACATCGCATCCGCTTGTTGCCATTCCTGTTGCTTCATTAACGCTATCGCCTGCTGATATTGCTCTAATACAGAGGTTGGAACGTTTGCTAGCTTTTGCTTAGCCTCTGCTTCATAAGCATTCACTTGGCTTGTTGCTGAGCTTGTTTGTAATGATGACTCTATCGATGCTTGGGCACCATTTGTGGTGTCTACCAGCTCAACTAATGCTGCCGAATCACTTTCTAACTCAGTGATGTTGTCGTTTTGGCTTTCTGCAACTTGAGTGTTGCTACATCCTTGTATTAAAGCAAAAAAGCTTAACCATAGACTTTTTCTAGTCATACAAATAAGCGGCGCTTTAATGAATCGCTTCAATAACATCATGAGTTACCTCCGGTTTGTTATATAAGGCGGGGGATAATTCAGTGAGTGTGGCAAAGCTTTTACCTACCCATTGGTCGTATATATTTTGCCAAGCACGTTGCGAGTTACTGATGTGGATCTCAATCGCTTTTTCTTCAAATGGGTAGGCCAATTCTTCTAACAAGATTTCATATTCTTCTAGTGCCAGTTCATCTAAATCTGATGGGCGCTCAGAGTCCATAACATCGGCCGCCAGTTGACGATACATCTCTGCAAGTTCATAAGTGGCTTGGGGCACATATTGTGCTTGCTGGAAATCTAATACTTGCTGGTAATAGTTAATTGCAAGTTTCATTTCATCTTGTTTACGTTTTAACGTCTTGTTGAGCGGCGCTGTTAGCTTAATGGTTTTAAATGTTTGCTGATGAGCTTTGGCAAGCGAAATTGCAGCAATGGAAGCGATAACGACCTCACGATTGCCAATAGCTAAAGCTTGATGGCGCTGTTTTTTGTCGGCGCTGAGAATTTGGCGATACCAATAGTATTCTTTGTTCGGTTCATTGGATACTTGGTAAAAGCCACTCATTTTTAGGCGTACTTCTTGGGCTAAATCAAACGGCTCAGGGTAAGTTCTAGCGTAGGTTCTGAAGGTTAAACGGGCTTTTTCGGTATTGCCTGCCTTTAGGTAATACTCTGCAGCTGTGTACTGGGCTTCACGTTTTAATTCAGTTGAGGGCTGATTAGCAACGATAATCAGCAACTGCTCTGCGGCAAGCTCCCATTCTTCTAATGCTTCGTAAGATTGCGCTAATTTAGCGGGGATCGTGGCGCTAAATTCATGGTTTGGATATCGCTGCTGAAAGGGCACTAAGACCTCAATAGCTTGTTGCCATTTTTGTTGGGAAAGCAAAATATTGGCAGCCTCAAACTGGCCGTTTATCGCATATGGTGACTCTGGCACTCTGGTACTGATCCGTTTCAAATCCTTAACGGCTAAAGCT from the Shewanella japonica genome contains:
- a CDS encoding MotA/TolQ/ExbB proton channel family protein is translated as MSFTDHIIAFLQNGGPFIYPIALVLVVGLAITIERWLYLSSAHRTNQKAFALIKEALKKGDVATISQHAQNNKAPVFDVLQSGIVRISQADRREDVEYAMEETIMEYMLRLEKRTPFIATLANIATLLGLLGTIMGLIAAFSAVASADPAEKANLLSSSISVAMNTTAFGLITAIPLILFHSTLQTKTATIVDSIEMAGIKLLNSLSFNKHTDSDRG
- a CDS encoding tetratricopeptide repeat protein, with protein sequence MMLLKRFIKAPLICMTRKSLWLSFFALIQGCSNTQVAESQNDNITELESDSAALVELVDTTNGAQASIESSLQTSSATSQVNAYEAEAKQKLANVPTSVLEQYQQAIALMKQQEWQQADAMFSVIINAEPQLSGAYVNQAIIALNQNQLDKANGHLANAISANPTNPYAHQIKANIAKTQGKFEQAEQGYLTALEIWPNYPEAQVNLAVLLELYRGKLLDARHYYQSYLRLKPDDQLAQRWLAGLEIKIQRAGLTLPEGES